GTGCCCCGAAGCGTCTTTCGGCAAATGACGACAGTGGCTGGTCCATCTTGAGTACGCCCGATTCGTCCTTTGACTCAAATGAGACCAGGAGTTTCTCGGGAATCTCTTCCCATCTCCGCTGAGTCGCAATCCATGGCCACCGCGCCAAAACTTCTCGCAGCGAAGCATCCTGTAGACCATTGTCAATCCAGATTGGTTCGGAGGGCACATAGGATTTGCGTCCCAAGGCGAGCGGCCAAGTCGGGTTCATCAGCTTGACATGTGCTTCTTCAAGAAGCGCATGTTCATCGCCTTCAAGCCCTACCAGAAAAGCCGCATCAGCAAGGTAGTGACGCTGGGAAACAACGCCATCCCTGGAAGGGCTTCCGTCCGCCTTAATGATTGTGTCGGTTGAAGCGCATCCCGCTGTTTGATAATCCCGCTTGGGTACCCCTGGCCGATCATGACGCACCCCCATCGATAGACGTGTTAGTGGTTCCAAATCCAACCAGTTCTCGCGGTCTATACCGAGGGCGGCAGCCAAAAGCCCGATAACACCGGACTTGCTCGGTTCCTTCCCTGTATCGCGTTGGTCAAAACGGCTGGTGGTTCCCCATGATTGCAAAGGCCCCACCAAGCGAAGCAATAGGGTGGGCATAGGTCACTCCTTTACGGCCAGAATGGCCTTTTCTAAAAGGGTCTTCAATGTTGTCTCAACAGTTCCGAAACCTTCCAATTTGGCATTGACAAGATTCAAAATAAATGTATCATCCTGGCCACCAAAAGCAGATTGGAGGGCAGTTGCCTTCTTCGCGAGTTCCTCTGCTGACTTCCTGGTCAATGACTCATCCTTTCTCACACGAATAGGGATTTCAAAGGCGTTGGCCAGGTTTCTGGGTGAGGTGTTTCGCCGCACAGAAACGACGACAAACTCTGGCGGATTATGGGCAGCGAAGGAATTCTGCATGCCGGTAGGCTCGGCTACTACAAAGCCTTCCAAGAAGGCATGTAGCCCCTTGCTGGCCAGTTCCGTGTCTTGTTGGAGATTCGCCACGAGTTTCTCCCAATCAATCACAGCGTAGCGGTAAAAACAGGCTGAATTGAACTCCACGGTTCCCATCATGTCGGCACCGGCAGTATCCTCCGGCTTGAGGTCGTCCACGGCGGTGTAGAAGTCGAATTCCCGCTCGACAGCATGGGTCGAAATAGCGTGTGCCACCTGGCAGGCAGCGTTCTGGTTTTTCTCAGGCATATCGGCCAGCATGCGCCCGAAGAGCGCCACATCCAGGGCCTTGCCGCCGTTAAAAATCTTTTCGAGGGCCTTCTTTAATTCCGGATCGGCGCTCTGGGCGGCCTGTTTCTTAGCCTTGCCAGGCTTCTTGCCTTCAGCAGGCGCGGTTGTCTCGGATGGGGCAATGGAGTCCCATCTACCATGGATGATATCTGCAATGCTGGAAATTTCGCGCTGCCCAAGAAAAAGGAGATATTCGCTCTTCCCGTCGTCTTTCACTGAGAGCTCGATGGCTGCCAGTGCCAAGCGCGCCTTTTCAGTAGCTTCAGTCTCGCCCCTTCCTTTTTCGATCAAGGCACTGGAGATGGCATCCAAGACACGCTTGGTACGGACAGCGATATCATCCTTTTTTAGAGCCTGTTGTTCCACCAGTCCCAGGAAATGCTGACGGATCGAACGTTTGAGACATTGGCTGGACACGCGCGCGCGACGAGCACCTCCGAAGAGGGCATCCTTAGGGGCTCCGGTGTCGTCCCGGTTCAGGTTTGACGGGACAAAGTTCTGCAGGGCATGAATTTCGATCAGAGTTTTCATTTGTTTTCTTCCTCCTTTATAGTGGGTTCTGTTTCGTTCTCATGTTTAATATTTCGGTAGAAGTCTCGTGCCCAAGAGTTCTGGGTACGCTTCTGGTCGTCGTTCCAATACAGGAGTCCCTTCAATAAGGCGTCGAAGTCTATGGAATGTTCCTTGAGAAGGGCGATCGTTTGACGCAGGCGGTGCGTCAATTGGTCGGGATCGGCATCGAGCAGGTTGATGAAGCGGTTCTCGGTATTCGTGGAACCACTTGCCATCTGGTAAGTCGCGCACGCCTGTCCGAGCGACGTGGGCTTTCCTTTCTGGCCTTCGCGCCAGTGCATGGCCCAGAGGCCAGCCACCAGATAGTGCATCTCCCGTCGCCAAGGGTTGTCTTCATCCTTCACAAAAGGTTCGACATAAGGATAAGCAGGCACATATGTGCCAGGATCGAAGGCAAGACTACGTCGCAAGACAGCCCTCACCTTGGTGTCTTTTTCATTCAGGCCTTCCAGCCATTTGATGAATCCGTTCATGATTCCTCCTTCTACGTTTCGAGTTTCTTTATCTCGTCATTTAGCTCCTTCAGTTTGCGCAGTACCGGCCCTTCAGCTTTCACGAGGGCACGGATGGCCCAGGCATCGCCTGTGGATACCGACGCGCTGTGCTGTCTCCATGCAGACTTCAAAGTGTCGCGGACCGCCTTCAACCATTGGTAGCGAATGGCATCGGAATCCCGGTCGAGAGTGTATTCACGCAGGATATCGTGAAAGTTGGATTCCAGGGTGGACCAGTACCATGAGTTCGCGGGCATCTGTTCCATAAAACTACTGATATCCTTGCCAGTTGGTTTTCGATCCCCCCGACTCAAGAGATCACGCGCAAAGGAACGGCAGGCCATCCAGAGGGATTTCTGGACATCCTCGGCATCCTCGAGGAGTTGTTTTATCTCTGTTCGGATGAAACGTTCTCCTGCCAGCGCCTCCGGCAGGGCGAAACACTCCATCCGCCAGTACTCAATCTTGGCCTTGTTGTTTGACTGACCAAGTACGATTACCGATCGCGGGAACCGCTCACGCTCCGAGCGGGTTAATGTTGTGGCATGTTCGATCACTTGGGGCGCAAGATGCGACTCATCGGGGAGCAACGAATCAAAATCCCGCCAGAGTCCTCGATCACGGAACTGGATTGGTAGTTTTCCTCTTTTATCATCAATTCTGTAGGCAAACATAGGATCAACGTGATTCTGAGATGAACACGCTACACCTGATGCGAAAAGCAATTCACCAACTGTCAATCCATCCGCATGGAGGTTGAATCGGATAGATCGCGTTCTCCATGAATACAGGTCAGCCAATCCATTGATGGCTCTTTCCGCACCTTGTTGAAGTAATGTTATAGAGTCTGGTTCTCTCTCCCAGACAGGGATATCAACTTGTAATACTTCTCTATTTTCTGGGATTAGCGAAAAAACGAGTGTATCGAGAAGGGTCATTCCCAATGGCACGATCATTACCGAGGTTGCAGATGGTCCACTCTTGGTGTAGTTGAAATCGCTGTTTCCTCCGCCAAGGGCGAAAGTTTGACAAGCTATCAAAAACCGTACTGCCTTGCTCGAAGGGATTAAGCCTGCCCCAGTAATCTCAATATGATCAAAGAGAACTTTGGCATTATCTGCATTATGCTCTGCGGCCATTGCTATCCATGGTCGCCACTTCTTTTTACCTTTTTCTTCTTTTGGCTCATATCCAGGCACCTGATAGAATGGATACTTCTCATCAAATAGCCAGAACCGATTCCGCCACTTTTCCAAGTAGCCAGTGATCTTCTCGCCCGGTAGACCATCCCTGAACAGAACCTTCGCCTGCTCAATGTCCATCGGTCCTTCAAGGGCTCGGTACAGGACCGCGAGCAGAAAGCGATGCAAGGCTGCCACGACCAGCGGGGACGGGTCCTCGATGGCTGCTATTTCACGGGACCGTAGCAGGGTGTCGCGGATGCCCAGTTCGTCGCGGGTTCCATCAGGGAATCTCACCGGAATCCATTTCTCTTCAATCAGGTTGAATCGCCTCATTTGGCCTCCTTTGTCTCGTACACCAGTCCTAAGTCGTCATCCAGCCTCACGGTCGCATCCTCCAACCAGTATCCCTCCGCGTTCAACATCAGCGGGAAACAGTTCCGCAACAGCGGGGACTTCTTCCACCCTTCAGGTACCCCCGACGCCTTAAGTTCCTTGACCACGCCCTTGCGCGACAGGCTCACGGCCCGGAGAAACCAGCCTCTTGCCTGAAAGAAGTCCGGTATCTCTTCGGCTCGGAATCCGTCTTCCAAAAATAACGGGATAGCTATAATTGATTCTTCACCAAGCCTGGTTCGAGCCATGAGGGTTCGATGCACACCAAGTTCGTCTTCGTCGTACAGAACAAATCTCTCCGGCTGGTTCCATGATGCATCATCGGGGAAGCCAATGATAGCCTGGTTTGCCTGACCATGCTTGAGAACAGCTTCGCCCTCGCCTTTCATCAAGGATTTCTCCAGTCTCTCCCACAGAGATTCAGGCAGCTTCGCCTGCTCTTCGTACACAGCCTGCACCAATGTATCGATCTCGTCCGGCAAGGTCAAACCTTGTCGCTCTCGGAGTAGACTCCACGTGCGCAACAGCACATCTTCACGATAGACAGCACCCCACCACAAAGGCTTTCCGAATGATGGTGGTTCGTCACCGGAAAGTCCCGCCACAAGGAGGGTCGGTTCGGAAACTGGCCTGGAGGCACGCGCGTGCCGCCACAAGCGTCCCGCTCGTTGAAGTACAAGGTCTATGGGCGCAAGGTCAGTCATGATCAGGTCGAAGTCCAGGTCGAGGCTCTGCTCGGCTACCTGCGTGGCAATGAGGATTTTACGGCCAGTACGAGTTCCGTGTTCTCCAAAAATCCCCAGGACCTGGTCTTCGCGTTTCTGACGCTGGTCTGCCGGAAACCGAGCATGGAAAAGGAATACCTCCGTGCCGTCAGACAGGCGTTTACCCACTTGCTGTCCTTCGCGCACCAGTGGTTCCCCCACAGGGAACAGTCTGTAAAGATCCTGCGCGCGCTGTACCGTATTGACCAGTACCAGTCCCATGCCGCCACTGGCAAGGTGCTCTTCCAATGAAGCGTACATACTGGGCAAATCCGGGGGAATCCGCAGGAGACGCAGAGTCTTACGACGTGCAGGATCAGCCTCGAAATGTTTCTGTGCAACTTCGCCTGAGCGAAATATGGAAAGGCGTGGGTATGGCTTCTCTTGTTCTGGAAAGTCAGCACCTACCACATCAGCCAACTTGCGGCGAATAGATGGCGGTAAAGTTGCAGAGAGAAGCACCACCGATGAGCCAAGTGCAAGGAGCCAGCGCAACAGATGAACCAGAAGTGTTCCCGTGTAAGCGTCATAAGCATGGATCTCGTCGAAAACAACCACACGATTTGCCAAGCCCCACATACGAACAAAGTTGTGTCGCACAGGCAAAATGGGCAGGAGTGCCTGATCCACTGTACCCACGCCATATTCCGATAGAAGCGCTCGCTTCTTGTTTGTGAACCATTCTCCAGCACGGATCTCACCGCCCGTTTCGGGATCGTGGATGCCTGAAAACCGCAGATTCTGGAAGGTGTCGTTAAGTAGAGTCGCTCCGTGCAGCAATTGCAGGTCGAGCTTTCGGTCTATTTCTTGGTGCCACAAGAATTTCAAGGTTCGCTTGAACATGGCATTTCCGGTGGCTTTAGTCGGCAAAGCGACATACAAGCCACGGTGCCCAAAGCGTCGCTGCAACTCCAGATGTGCAAAAAAGGCTGCCTCGGTTTTGCCCTCGCCCATGGGGGCTTCAATCAACAGAATCGCGGGGTTATTCATATCAGCTAATGCATCAGCAACAGCCTTCTGCAATGGGCGAGGAGCGAAGCCAAAGACCTGCTCGAAGGACTTTAGCTCCAAGGAAAGCGGGGTTCTGGGTTCCCATCCGATTGTGTCCAAGGCCTTATCGGCACGGGCTCTGCGCTTATTGAACCATCCCTGCAAGGCCCCACAGTCCGCGATGGTGCCAAAGGGGAACCAATCTTCGTTAGAACCAATCCAGTCAGCAAAGCTCGTGAGTCCCGACAAAAGCATAAAATCTGGACCGGACAGAGACTCTTTTGAGGGTACTCTGTCGGGGTGAAAAACCTCTTGGATGGATTTAAAGAGGCCATGACGAGCGTCCACCCATTCTGGGTTGCCCAGTGCCCTACGGTTTCCTTCCAAGCTATACAAGGTTGTCGGATTAGCCCTCTCTCCGTGGTGACATCCTACCGCATCGGCCACCAACCCAGCCAACTCATAAGGCCAGCCCCTCTCGTAAAGCAACTCCGTCAGGACGATCTGGCTTACAAAAGCGTGATTAATCTTGGTATCAGGACTTCGAGGGAGTTGCAAACCCGTCATGGGGGCCTCCGGCCACTTATACTGGAAACCAGGACAGGCCTTTCCTATATCATGACAGGCCACTATGAGCAATAACCACGCTCTTGCATCCTCCCACTCCAAGCCCAGGATTGCTGCCATCCTTTTGCGAGTCGATTCCGGCTCACGCGCCAGGATGGCATCCACGCTGGCGGCCACATCAAGCATATGAAAAACCAGAGGGTGCCACCTTCCGTTGCCATCCCTGTCCGTTTTCGCCCAAAGATTTGCTATTGCTTTATAAATATCCATGTACACCTACATTACTGTTTGTTTCCTGCAACCGTCGTAACGCACAGACGCTGATGCATCGGCGGCTGGCAGTCATGCTCCCCCGGACAATCGGGGCCACCTTTACCCCAGTATCGGAAATAGTCAGGCAGTTCGTTCATTTTCTCCTCATCTCCATCCAAACCTGCGCTGTAAGGCGGGCATCGTCAAGAGCGCGGTGGCGCCCCTGCATATTCACCAGTATGCCCAGGTGTCGTGCGACCGTTTCCAATCTGTAGTTCGGCAATCCCGGATAGAGTTTCCTGCTCATCTTTAAGGTGCACTTATGAGGATTGATCAGTGTATGGCCCAAACGCCAGTATTCATACCTGAGAAACCAAACATCAAAAACAGCATTATGGGCCACCAGCGTGCTGCTTCCGATGAAATACCGAAATGCCGCCAGAGCCTCCTCCGGTTTAGGTTGCCCGGCAAGCATGTCCGTCGTGATGCCGTGCACCTTCTGCGCCTTTTTTGTGATTGGTTTATCTGTAAAAATAAGACTGCTGAATTCTTCCCCCATAACACCCCCGTTTACTGCAACCGCCCCGATCTCAATAATCCTGTGGCCCTGCTCAACAAACAACCCTGTGGTTTCCACATCGAAGACAACATACCTCTTCCCTCGTTTATTATCGCAGTCGTTAATTCCTGTCCGCTCCTTCATGGTACTCCAACCTTCAGCAATCCGGTCTAAAACCTATAATATTCCCCCATTTTTCTCAGTCTCTTCTCATCTTTTATCATACATGGGTGACAACAGTATGTCACTCCATATTCTGTTTGCGAAAAAAATAAAAAAGATTTGGCGCCCATTTAATGTTTTTCCAACATTTCAAATCCTTTAGCGAGACTGCCACGGCTTCGCCTCGCAGTGACAGAAGTAAATGTTTGCCTCGCAGCGACAACCTCAAATTCAAAATTCAAAATTTCAACTTCCAAGCTCTACCCTCTATTCTTAGCTTTTTCACCTTTCACTTTTTACCTTTTTCACCTTTTTCACCTTTCACCCTTCCACTATCCACTGCCTTTATCCGCTCCTTTCCTTGCCTTCATCGCCGTTCCGCCGATACGCCGTCTCGCCGGTTCGGTTCTTCCCTCCTGCTCACACCATGGGTTTTTTCTTAACCGGCTTCTCCGGCACCGGTTCCGGGGCAATCGGTATCCGCAGTTCCACTAAGGCACAGAAAACATGCAGCTCATCAAGAAGCGTTACAAGATCGGGCCGTGTGTATTTTGCGAAGCCTGTCTCAATGCTTGACTCTACGGATCGCAAGTTGGCAATCTGCTTTGTCATAGGTATGAGCTTCGTTTTGCCCGGCTCCGACTTGACCTTCTTATATGCTGTAAGTAGATTGTTCAGGGTGGCATTAGTTACAGGTGTCTTCATGATGTTGGTAAATATCTGCATGCGGTCGGGACATTCGAGGTTGGCAGCGAAGAGATATCCCTGGGAAACGGAGAGATTTCCTTGCCGGATAGCAGCCTGAATCTCATCAGGCAATTTTAAGAGCGATAGCCCGTTAAACAGCGTATTTATTGACTTTCCGGTGATTTCAACAATTGCCCCAACTGTTGGGGCAATTTTATCAGACAGATCCTCGGGTCTTCGTTTGTAACTTACCAAGTCATTCATCACTCCATCCACATCATAGGTTTTATCAGGTAATTTTGCCTGAATAAATGCCAATACCCCTTTTGCTTGGTCAATCGGGTTGAGGTCTTCTCTCTGAAGGTTCTCCGTCAGTTGGAAGGCAAGTATTTCATCTTTCTGAGTGATCTCATCAAGTATGCGCGCCGGTATTGTTGGGAGCCCCAGTTTCAGCGCAGCAAGATAACGGCGTTCTCCGCAGAGGAGCAAGTATTTGCCGTCTTTAGGTGTCACAAGGACAGGCTCTAAGACGCCCCGGTCTTTAATGGACTCCATAAGGGACTTAAAGGACTCACTCTCCGTATCGATGCTTGACCTGATCTGTTCTTCAATAATAATATCCCCTAAGGACAGATACAGGAACTCTGGATTCTCAACTGTTTTCTTTGTTGCCATATTATTCCTCCTTATTTAGTGAATAGTGAATAGTCGATAGTGAATAGTTAAAGACATTTTATTAACCTCATTGAAACATTACTGCCTTACACTCGCCCATTCCCAGGTGACTTAAACGTTGTTTCACTTCGGGAACCTTTTTTTCTCTTTCTGGGTTATCGCCAGATAATTTTCCGATGTAACAACCTTCTTCTTCGTTTCCTTCTCCAATTCTTGACGGGCGTCTCCGGCAATCCGGCCGCCTTTTCGGGCAGCGGTGCGATTCTTATCAAAACCCTGGGCGTCTTGTGTCCGGGTAATCTCCGTCGTGGCTGCTTCTCCCAGCATAGAAAAGATCAATTCGAGATCGGTCATGTGATCCCTGAGGTTTTCACGCTCCAAACCCTTCAGGTCTTTGTACTCAGAAGGGGTTAGTCCGAACGTTGCCTTTGAGATTTCGGCGGTCAGTATAGCATATTCTCGTTC
The DNA window shown above is from Pseudomonadota bacterium and carries:
- the cas5e gene encoding type I-E CRISPR-associated protein Cas5/CasD, whose translation is MPTLLLRLVGPLQSWGTTSRFDQRDTGKEPSKSGVIGLLAAALGIDRENWLDLEPLTRLSMGVRHDRPGVPKRDYQTAGCASTDTIIKADGSPSRDGVVSQRHYLADAAFLVGLEGDEHALLEEAHVKLMNPTWPLALGRKSYVPSEPIWIDNGLQDASLREVLARWPWIATQRRWEEIPEKLLVSFESKDESGVLKMDQPLSSFAERRFGARFVRSEWIPFHKEVSYVPA
- the cas7e gene encoding type I-E CRISPR-associated protein Cas7/Cse4/CasC → MKTLIEIHALQNFVPSNLNRDDTGAPKDALFGGARRARVSSQCLKRSIRQHFLGLVEQQALKKDDIAVRTKRVLDAISSALIEKGRGETEATEKARLALAAIELSVKDDGKSEYLLFLGQREISSIADIIHGRWDSIAPSETTAPAEGKKPGKAKKQAAQSADPELKKALEKIFNGGKALDVALFGRMLADMPEKNQNAACQVAHAISTHAVEREFDFYTAVDDLKPEDTAGADMMGTVEFNSACFYRYAVIDWEKLVANLQQDTELASKGLHAFLEGFVVAEPTGMQNSFAAHNPPEFVVVSVRRNTSPRNLANAFEIPIRVRKDESLTRKSAEELAKKATALQSAFGGQDDTFILNLVNAKLEGFGTVETTLKTLLEKAILAVKE
- the casB gene encoding type I-E CRISPR-associated protein Cse2/CasB, giving the protein MNGFIKWLEGLNEKDTKVRAVLRRSLAFDPGTYVPAYPYVEPFVKDEDNPWRREMHYLVAGLWAMHWREGQKGKPTSLGQACATYQMASGSTNTENRFINLLDADPDQLTHRLRQTIALLKEHSIDFDALLKGLLYWNDDQKRTQNSWARDFYRNIKHENETEPTIKEEENK
- the casA gene encoding type I-E CRISPR-associated protein Cse1/CasA codes for the protein MRRFNLIEEKWIPVRFPDGTRDELGIRDTLLRSREIAAIEDPSPLVVAALHRFLLAVLYRALEGPMDIEQAKVLFRDGLPGEKITGYLEKWRNRFWLFDEKYPFYQVPGYEPKEEKGKKKWRPWIAMAAEHNADNAKVLFDHIEITGAGLIPSSKAVRFLIACQTFALGGGNSDFNYTKSGPSATSVMIVPLGMTLLDTLVFSLIPENREVLQVDIPVWEREPDSITLLQQGAERAINGLADLYSWRTRSIRFNLHADGLTVGELLFASGVACSSQNHVDPMFAYRIDDKRGKLPIQFRDRGLWRDFDSLLPDESHLAPQVIEHATTLTRSERERFPRSVIVLGQSNNKAKIEYWRMECFALPEALAGERFIRTEIKQLLEDAEDVQKSLWMACRSFARDLLSRGDRKPTGKDISSFMEQMPANSWYWSTLESNFHDILREYTLDRDSDAIRYQWLKAVRDTLKSAWRQHSASVSTGDAWAIRALVKAEGPVLRKLKELNDEIKKLET
- the cas3 gene encoding CRISPR-associated helicase Cas3' yields the protein MDIYKAIANLWAKTDRDGNGRWHPLVFHMLDVAASVDAILAREPESTRKRMAAILGLEWEDARAWLLLIVACHDIGKACPGFQYKWPEAPMTGLQLPRSPDTKINHAFVSQIVLTELLYERGWPYELAGLVADAVGCHHGERANPTTLYSLEGNRRALGNPEWVDARHGLFKSIQEVFHPDRVPSKESLSGPDFMLLSGLTSFADWIGSNEDWFPFGTIADCGALQGWFNKRRARADKALDTIGWEPRTPLSLELKSFEQVFGFAPRPLQKAVADALADMNNPAILLIEAPMGEGKTEAAFFAHLELQRRFGHRGLYVALPTKATGNAMFKRTLKFLWHQEIDRKLDLQLLHGATLLNDTFQNLRFSGIHDPETGGEIRAGEWFTNKKRALLSEYGVGTVDQALLPILPVRHNFVRMWGLANRVVVFDEIHAYDAYTGTLLVHLLRWLLALGSSVVLLSATLPPSIRRKLADVVGADFPEQEKPYPRLSIFRSGEVAQKHFEADPARRKTLRLLRIPPDLPSMYASLEEHLASGGMGLVLVNTVQRAQDLYRLFPVGEPLVREGQQVGKRLSDGTEVFLFHARFPADQRQKREDQVLGIFGEHGTRTGRKILIATQVAEQSLDLDFDLIMTDLAPIDLVLQRAGRLWRHARASRPVSEPTLLVAGLSGDEPPSFGKPLWWGAVYREDVLLRTWSLLRERQGLTLPDEIDTLVQAVYEEQAKLPESLWERLEKSLMKGEGEAVLKHGQANQAIIGFPDDASWNQPERFVLYDEDELGVHRTLMARTRLGEESIIAIPLFLEDGFRAEEIPDFFQARGWFLRAVSLSRKGVVKELKASGVPEGWKKSPLLRNCFPLMLNAEGYWLEDATVRLDDDLGLVYETKEAK
- a CDS encoding 3'-5' exonuclease, with the protein product MKERTGINDCDNKRGKRYVVFDVETTGLFVEQGHRIIEIGAVAVNGGVMGEEFSSLIFTDKPITKKAQKVHGITTDMLAGQPKPEEALAAFRYFIGSSTLVAHNAVFDVWFLRYEYWRLGHTLINPHKCTLKMSRKLYPGLPNYRLETVARHLGILVNMQGRHRALDDARLTAQVWMEMRRK
- a CDS encoding ParB/RepB/Spo0J family partition protein — protein: MATKKTVENPEFLYLSLGDIIIEEQIRSSIDTESESFKSLMESIKDRGVLEPVLVTPKDGKYLLLCGERRYLAALKLGLPTIPARILDEITQKDEILAFQLTENLQREDLNPIDQAKGVLAFIQAKLPDKTYDVDGVMNDLVSYKRRPEDLSDKIAPTVGAIVEITGKSINTLFNGLSLLKLPDEIQAAIRQGNLSVSQGYLFAANLECPDRMQIFTNIMKTPVTNATLNNLLTAYKKVKSEPGKTKLIPMTKQIANLRSVESSIETGFAKYTRPDLVTLLDELHVFCALVELRIPIAPEPVPEKPVKKKPMV